The proteins below come from a single Eubacterium limosum genomic window:
- a CDS encoding endonuclease III domain-containing protein, with product MTKEKRALAIIDRLKKEYPDAECSLEYDQKEAWRLLVSVRLAAQCTDARVNVVVKELYAKFPDVTALAQAEPEEIEAIVRPCGLGKSKARDISACMKILRDQYDGMVPDDFDALLKLPGVGRKSANLIVGDVFGKPAIVTDTHCIRLVNRMGLVENIRDPKKVEMALWKLIPPEEGNSFCHRLVLHGREICTARTKPHCERCCLADICEKNGV from the coding sequence ATGACAAAAGAGAAACGGGCCCTGGCAATCATTGACCGGCTCAAAAAAGAATACCCTGATGCGGAGTGTAGTTTGGAGTATGACCAGAAAGAAGCTTGGCGGCTTTTGGTGAGCGTGCGGCTGGCGGCTCAATGCACTGACGCCCGCGTCAACGTGGTGGTTAAGGAGCTCTATGCAAAATTTCCGGATGTAACGGCCCTGGCTCAGGCAGAGCCTGAGGAAATCGAGGCCATTGTGCGGCCCTGCGGTCTTGGTAAAAGCAAAGCCAGAGATATCAGCGCCTGTATGAAGATTCTCCGGGACCAGTATGACGGGATGGTGCCAGATGACTTTGACGCGCTTTTAAAGCTGCCAGGCGTGGGAAGAAAAAGCGCAAACCTGATCGTGGGGGATGTTTTTGGAAAACCGGCTATTGTCACAGATACGCACTGCATTCGTCTGGTTAACCGGATGGGACTGGTGGAAAACATCAGGGACCCCAAAAAAGTGGAGATGGCACTGTGGAAGCTCATCCCGCCGGAAGAGGGCAACAGCTTTTGCCACCGCCTGGTCCTCCACGGGCGGGAAATTTGTACGGCCAGGACGAAGCCGCACTGTGAACGCTGCTGTCTGGCGGACATCTGTGAAAAAAATGGGGTTTAG
- a CDS encoding 2-oxoacid:acceptor oxidoreductase family protein: MIEIRWHGRGGQGAFTAARLLGDAVVCDDKSALAFPSFGPERRGAPVLAFTRIDDEPIKDRSDVVDCDCAIVLDETLLGAPVKAGLKPGAKVIINTMKPAEAFDFSDCEDCKVITVDATGLALKILGRPITNVPLLGALTAATELTSLDSIYKAIDTQLPEKVRAKNKTLLEETYNTVKEAL, from the coding sequence ATGATTGAAATTCGTTGGCATGGTCGTGGGGGACAAGGTGCCTTCACAGCAGCCCGGCTCTTGGGAGATGCCGTTGTGTGCGACGATAAATCGGCGTTGGCTTTTCCATCGTTCGGCCCAGAACGTAGGGGGGCTCCGGTATTAGCTTTTACACGAATTGATGATGAGCCAATCAAGGATAGAAGCGATGTTGTCGATTGTGATTGTGCCATTGTGTTGGATGAGACGCTTTTAGGCGCGCCGGTTAAGGCGGGGTTAAAGCCTGGGGCAAAGGTGATTATCAATACAATGAAACCTGCAGAGGCATTTGATTTCAGCGACTGTGAGGACTGCAAGGTTATAACCGTCGATGCGACAGGCCTTGCGCTGAAAATCCTTGGACGGCCCATCACAAATGTCCCTTTATTGGGTGCGCTGACAGCGGCCACAGAGTTGACAAGCCTTGACTCCATCTATAAGGCGATTGATACGCAGCTCCCTGAAAAGGTGCGGGCAAAAAATAAAACGCTTTTGGAAGAAACCTATAATACTGTAAAGGAGGCACTCTAA
- a CDS encoding 4Fe-4S binding protein codes for MNRPKLSPPQPAGTIEQLPMGPSTRSGHLIDVSSGMRTFRPVIDAEKCVNCLRCFLVCPDGTIDKSGDILEIDYDYCKGCGVCAKACKVEAITMIKEADA; via the coding sequence ATGAACCGACCTAAATTATCGCCGCCACAGCCGGCAGGCACGATCGAGCAGCTGCCCATGGGGCCGTCAACACGATCAGGCCATCTGATTGACGTAAGCTCAGGGATGCGGACATTCCGGCCGGTGATCGACGCGGAAAAATGTGTTAACTGTCTGCGCTGCTTTTTAGTGTGTCCCGATGGCACCATTGATAAATCAGGAGACATCCTTGAAATAGATTATGATTACTGTAAAGGCTGCGGCGTTTGTGCGAAAGCATGTAAGGTTGAGGCCATTACAATGATTAAGGAGGCAGACGCATGA